The genomic DNA ACATCTCCTTGAAAACATAAAGGGGCTTCTTAGCTTTGACAAGGTTGTTTATTACAACATGAGGCCGCCTATGGAAAAAGGCAATTTTGATTGAAAATGAATAACACGGTACGACGATCAAGGGAGAGAAATGAGCAGGGGTGAGTTTATTGGCGGTAGCCGTGGAGGCGTTTCTCGCTCCGGTGACACGAGGTCACCGGGAGCGAACAGGGCCAGCGTCCCTGACGCGGGGGTATCTGGTATGAATGTACCCAGCGTCCCGGCGACCTTGAGTCGCCGGACGCAAAATGTCAGTGCAGATACAAGGTCATCGGGATCCCTATACACTGTTTCCGAGAGATCATGCGCCAGTTCACGATTGTCTGCGATGATGTGTGGCTGGCCAAGCCGTCGGAATCCAACAGCGGGCGGTACTGGTACGACCTGCATCTCGTCCTGGTAGTAGCCGGTCGGTTCAGGATCACCGTCCCCGAGCAGTTTGGACGGATTCGCGACGCGGCTTTGACCGCGGCGGGGGAGGGCGGCCACCGGATCGCGGCTTTGTCGGTGATGCCGGACCATGTCCACATGGCTTTGCGCGGGAATATTGAACGGTCGCCGGAAGAGATTGCCTTGGCGTTTCAGAATGGGCTGGCGCGGGCCGCGGGGTGCCTGGTTTGGCAGGATAGGTTCTACGTGGGAACGTTCAGTGAATATGATTTGGACGTCATTCGCCGCATTGCCAGGCAGTCGTGATCTCCTGTCGGACAAGCCGGCAGGAGGATATCTAGTACATGGCTTATCAAAACACATGGGCTGAAAGGAAATGCGATTAACATGCCGACACACGACATAATCGATAATCGTTCAGAAAAACTGGTTGACCATCTCAGCCAAATGCAAGGCAATATCAACATTTTGGAAAAAGTTTTCAGGGGTACTCTGACCGGAGCGGTCAAACGAGAGTTGAACCAGTTGCGGCGGAATGCGTCACCGGCGAGGGGCTCTACAAGAATCTGATCCGAATCTATGACCAGCATAACCTGAAAGACTTAACGACCCGACGAAGTTTGGAATTTGAGAACAAACTTATTCCCCGTATCGTATGCAGCGAAGCATTGGTTTGAATGAACAGCCTATTATATCCAGACCCGCTATCCGGAAATAATCGCTGATAGGGTAGGGAGGTGGAGGAGGGGACAACCCGAGAAATATTGGTAAAAACGGAGGTGGTGGTCATATGGCTTTCGTCGATGAAATGATTGAAGCCAAAGATCGGAAGGCCATGCAAGTACGGATATGGAGCAGTGGGATAAAGAATATATCGACATGATCGTACCAGGCCACCTGACTATTAAAAACGACGGCACGGGTTTGCTTCAATTCGGCGTTGTGGAGGCAGAGGTTGACTGCCGCCTGGAATCGATTAATAGCGTTGAACGCCTCGATTTTTCTTTAATGGGATCGGATGAGGGGGAGGAGGTATGCGGCCGGGGATGGGCCGAGGTCGTCGGTCAAAACATGAAGGGAAAGATTTACTTTCACATGGGAGACGATTCATCCTTTAATGACCCGAGACTTACTTCTCTCCTGATCTGATAGGACCGTCCAAAATCCACCGGACACTTTTTGAGAAAAAACAAATAATTTTAAGAGAGTAGAAACCTAAGCTTATGATCTCCCAAGGCTGGCTATTGGATTTATATGCCCATGAGGATTCCCTGGTCCTCTGGTTCCGCCTCCGGTCGGGGGAGATCCTTCGCCTGACTGATTTTTTCAGTTATCGCTTTTACGCCCAAGGCTCGATGCCCGATCTTCGCATTTTGGGAAAAAGACTGGCCCCTTATGTGCGCCGGACGGCCTGGACCCACCGAGTTGAATTTTGGAGCGGTAAGACGATTCGGGTGTTGGAAATAACCCTTCGATCCCTGGAAAAACTTCCTGAAGTCCAGCGGGTCCTTAGCGGCGCTCCTTCGGGACTTACTTTCTACAATTGCGACCTGGGCATCCCCCAGTACTATGCCTGGGAAAAGGGCCTTTACCCGCTTTGCTTTTGCGAAATAGAATGGGAAAGGACCCGCCTGCGGGGTATGGCGGCCTTGGATTCTCCCTGGGACCCGGACGCACGACTACCCGATTTAAAGATCATGGAATTGGAGTTGACAGCCCATCCCCAGATCCCCCTGGACCGGGGGAACTCCCTGAGAATCAGCGTAGAGGGCCTTTTTTTTGAATTGGAGGCGACGGATAAAAGAGAATTTCTCCATGAAATAAACCGTCTCCTGAAACGCTTTGATCCGGACCTGGTCCTCTCCCGTCATGGGGATGAGCGCATCTTTCCTTTTCTCTGGCATTCGGCCCAAAAAGAGAAGATAGCTTTGGCCCTGGACCGGGACCCTTGTCCTCCCGGCAGAGGGAAAATAGGGCAGGGGCGCTCTTATTTTTCCTATGGGCAGATCCTTTACCAAAGCGCCTCTTTCCCGCTTTACGGACGGCTTCATCTGGATCAGAACAATTCTTTTTTTTACAAGGAATCGGGCCTGGAAGGGACCCTTTTTCTCTCCCGTCTGACCAAACTGCCGGTTCAGACCCTGGCCAGGGCCACGCCGGGCACGGCCATCACCTCCATGCAACTGGATCTGGCCGTCCAAAAGGGAATCCTCATCCCCTGGAAGAAGGGACGCCCCGAAACCTTCAAGACCGCCTGGGACCTTTTAGTAGCGGACAAGGGAGGGCTGGTCTTTCAGCCCCCTATCGGGGTCTGGGAAGAGGTGGCCGAGATCGACTTTGTTTCCATGTATCCCACAATCATGGTCCAACATAATATTTCTCCTGAAACCATGCTCTGCCGCTGCTGCCCGGAGCCGGTGGTCCCGGAGGCCGGTTATAATATCTGCCGGAAGCGGGAAGGGTTGGTGCCCCAAACCTTGCGCCCCATACTGAAATTGAGGAATGAGTTGAAAGACCGGATCACCGCCGGTCATCCCCAAGGGCCTCTCTATAAGACTATGCGGCAGGCCCTCAAATGGATCCTGGTTACCTGTTTCGGCTATATGGGCTACAAAAATGCCCGTTTCGGCTGCATCGAGGCCCATGAAGCCATCACTGCCTTCGGGCGGGATAAACTCCTGTCGGCTAAGGAATGCGCCGAAGAATATGGGTTCCAGGTCCTTCATGGCCTGACTGATTCCCTTTGGATCAGCGGTCCGGAAGTTACCCGGGAAAAAATAGAGGCCCTTTTGGAGGAGATCGGAAAACGGACCGGGGTGCCCATCAGCCTGGAAGGGATCTATCATTGGATCATCTTTCTTCCTTCAAAGGTTCGGTCCGATCGGCCGGTAGCCAATCGTTATTTCGGCCTTTTTAATGATGGGACGGTCAAAATCCGGGGGATCGACTGCTGTCGTCGGGACACGCCGCCTTTTATCAAGAAAGCCCAAAAGGAACTTCTGTTGACCCTGGCCATGGCCAAGAATAGGTCCGGCATAAAAAAACAGATACCCGATATTTTGGACCGCCTGGGGGATTATGCGGCTTGTCTGAAAGAAGGGCGGGTTCCTTCTCAGGACCTGGTCATTACCAGAAGGCTTGGAAAGACCTTGGAGGAATACAAGGTCAGCACACCGACGGCCGAGGCCCTTCAACAATTGGAGACCGCCGGCCTTACTCTTTATCCGGGTCAACATATCGGCTATCTTTTGACCGACCGGCCCCAATCTCTTTCATTACATGAAAGGATCATCCCCGATCCATTTTTAAACGGAAACGAGGGTTATGATCAAAAAAAATATCTGGATCTGCTTCTTAAAGCAGCCCATGAAGTGCTTGTATCTTTTGGTTTTAGTATCAAAAGGTTACAATCTGATTTTAATAATTAAAATTATTATATAATAAATAGTTTTTTATTTTAAAATCATATAGTTTAACAATAAATATCATTTAACTAATTAATATATACAAATAACATATATATAATCAATTAATTATAAAATTATTTAAAATTAAAAGATTATATTTTATCTCATAACAATGCGAAAACTGGTTATTTAAAATAAGTTAAATTCCCTGGATTCCGGTTTTTGCCGGAATGACGGCTAAGGACAACTTTCGACCTTACAAATCCATTCAAAAAGGGAATCCGGTCTTAGCGAATCCACGAAAAGACGTTTTCGGATATTTTTACATTCGCTGCCAAGATCAGGAGAAACAATAACGACCCCAAATTAATTTCTTTTAATCCGGCCATTCCATTCAATTAGTATCAAGTCAAATAAAAAGGAAGTAGGTTAGGGACTTAATGGTTTTAATCTTTTGATTTTTTAATAATTTTTATTTTAGTTTACATAATATACCTTATCAGACATAATTAAATAAAGGAAAAAAGAGGTTTTTGTTGCAATAGATCTTAATTGCACAGAAAAAAGGCTTAAGGTTAAGATTTGATCTCTGACGCGGAAAAGCTAAATGGCGCTACAACAATGCCCGGGATGGCGTCACGAGGCATGAAAATATTGCTAAGACGTGGAGTTAGCACGTCATTCCGGCGAAAGCCGGAATCCAGGTTAAAGAAAGTCCGATCCCCCTGGATTCCGGATCGGGCCTGCCCCGTACTTGATACGGGGTCCGGCATGACGGAGAACACACAAGCATGGAGGTTAATCCAGGGTTAGTTTCAAACTAAAGATTTTCTGAAAAAAACCGTTAAGGCATTAAGATCAGGGAAGACTTTTTGGGCTTTGGATAGTTTTTCTTCGGGAAGCGTCGAGGCAATGGCAAAGCAGGTAATCCCGGCCGAACAGGCGGATTGAATACCGGCCGGAGCATTTTCAATAACCAGACAGCTTTGGGTCTCCTGTCCTAATGCATTCATGGCCTTAAGATAAGGATCCGGGTAGGGTTTAAAACGTTCGGTTTCATCGGCGGTAACAATCGTATCAAAAAATATCAGATCTTTTTCATCCCATATCTCTTGGACCAGATTTCTGCGGGAACTGGTGACCAGTCCAAGTAAAAGGCCTCTTGATTTTAATTGTTCCAATAAGGGCAGCGCATGCGGATAGAGGCCCACACGGGGTAAATACTGCTCTTGAAACAGGGTATTTTGTTCCAAATAAATTTCTTTAATTTGATTATCTTCAATCAAATAGCCATATTCTTTAAATAAATCCTTTATAATTTCCGGGGCCATGGCCCCTTCATGGTCATATATAAATTCATCTGTAACGGTAATATTAAAATTTTCAAGTAATTGCTTCCAGGATTTAAGGTGATAGTTCATGCTATCCACCAACACCCCATCCATGTCAAACAAGACTGCTTTCAAGCCGTTATTTTTCTTAATTTGTTTAAGGTTCATGGAGGGATTTATATTAGAAATGGATTTATTTTTCAAGATAAATCCGTTGTAATTTATTGGTAAATTAATTGACACCCTACCCTCTTTTAGTTAAAAATAGAAAAACCACTCAGGAAGGATTTATAAAATGGAACTTTCAGAATTTCCTAAAAACATTCGTCCCCATATCATACCCCCTATTGGCGGAGCTTTGGAGTATCGCTGTCTGGGATGCCATAAGGCCCATTCTATCGATAATCTTTTATATACTTGCCCGGATTGCGGGGGAGTCTTGTTGATCCATGATCTGGAGGAAAAAAAGAACTATAAACGACCGGGTAAATTCTGGCGGCAACTATTTGATTATAGACGGATGGGAACCATTCCAGCCTTAAAGGGCATTTTTTTATTCCACGAATTGATCGCCCCGGTGATCCCCCTGGAGCATATCCTTTATTTAGGGGAAGGCCATACGCCTTTAGTTGCGGCCAATCAGAAACTTGAAGAGCAGATAGGCCTGCCCTTCTATTATAAAAATGAAGGCCAGAATCCGAGTGCCTCTTTCAAGGATCGCGGTATGGCTTGCGCCTTAAGTTATTTAAATTATTTGATCTCGAAAAATAAACTTAAAAATGTCCTGGCCGTATGCGCCTCCACAGGCGACACTTCGGCCTCGGCCGCCCTCTACGCCTCCTACCTGGGTGAGACCGTCCGCTCGGCTGTTTTGCTCCCCAAAGGCAAGGTCACCCCCCAACAATTATCTCAACCCCTGGGCAGCGGAGCAACCGTGGTGGAAATTCCAGGGGTATTCGATGATTGTATGAAAGTAGTGGAATACCTCTCGGAGCATTATCCGGTGGCCCTTCTTAATTCCAAAAATGCCTGGAGGATTTTGGGGCAGGAATCTTATTCTTTTGAAGTGGCTCAGGCCTTGGATTATCAATTAGAGGATACGGTTTTGATGGTACCTATTGGAAATGCCGGAAATATTACCGCCATCATTTCAGGTTTTTTAAAGCTCTATCGCTATGGGATGATTTCCCATCTGCCTAAAATCATCGGGGTCCAATCGCATCATGCCAACCCGGTTTATCGCTATTATCTGGAACCGCGTCCGGAAAAACGGCTTTATAAACCCGTTCCGGTCCGGCCCAGTGTGGCCCAGGCCGCTATGATCGGGAATCCAGTCTCCATGCCCAGGGTTATTGAAATGGTAAAACAATACAATGAGATAGAAGGAAAACAAAAAGTATTTGTTGTAGAAGTTAAGGAGCAGGCCATCATGGATCATATGCTTCTGGCCAACCGTAACGGTCATATTGCCTGCACCCAGGGCGGTGAAAGCCTGGCCGGGCTGGTCAAGGCCCTGGCTGAAAAAAAGATCCATTCCCGGGAAAGGGCAGTGGTCAATGCTACGGCCCATTCGTTAAAATTTGCCGGCTTTCAGGAAATGTATTTCAATAATTCTTTTTCCCCTGATTTCGAGGTCCGGCCAAAGAAAAAATTTAAAAACAAGCCAATATCCGTAAATATAAATAAATTTAATAGGTCGTCTAATAAATATAATGTTTTAGTTGAGAAAGCTGGAATAAAAATAGCAGAAATATTAGGAATGTAGTTTTATAAATTAAAAGAGTAGCAGTAAAAATATTAAATTAACTTGTTACATAATATATGAAATTTGTAATAGTTACAATTGGAAATATAAAGAAAAACTTTATATTATCTGGGATCAAGGAATTCAAGGAACGCATAGATCGATATACCGATTTGAATTTTTATCCGGTAAAAGAGGAACGCCTGATCAAAGGGATGTCGGAGCCCCTGATCTTACAAAAGGAGGGGGAAAGAATATTAACCAAAGTCCCGCGGGATGGCTCATGGGTGGCCCTGGATCGTCAGGGACTGGAAATGGATTCCAAACAACATTTTCAATTCCTGAATAACCAGGGCCAAACCGGAATAAAAAAAATCTATTATCTGATAGGAGGGCCTTTGGGGCTCTCCCCCGAAGTTCTGCACCAATCGGACAAGATCCTTTCCCTCTCCCGGATGACCCTGACCCATGAAATGAGCGCCCTTTTTTTAGTTGAACAAATCTACCGATATCTGAATTTTATGGCCGGGGAAAAATACCATAAATAAAAGGTGCCGTGGCTTAATTAACACGATTCCACACAAGTCACTTCCGGAATCTGTTGTTTAAGGAATTTTTCAATGCCCATTTTAAGGGTCATTTGCGACATAGGACAACCCCCGCAAGCCCCGGTCAAACGGACCTTAACCAGTCCGCCCTCAGTAACATCCACCAATTCTACATCCCCCCCATCGGCCTGAAGCTGGGGTCTGATCTTGTTTAAGGCCTCTTGTATCTGTTCTTTCGTCATGGCTCTTCTCCTTGTATAATATTTATTTATTAACGGTCTCACAGTAAATAACAATTTGTTTATAAAAAAATATTATACTGGATCTGGTCATATTTCGCAAACCAAAACCGGCAACCCGACTTAATCCCCTGCCCTACTCGATCCCTTTTTCATTTTTCAGGGATTGAGAGGCTTCCCTCAGTTTGTTTTGCTTGGCGCGGTATCTCTGTCGCAAATAAATGGCGCTGATCGCCGCATAGCCCAATACGTTGGCCCACCATATCTGGGAAATAAGGCAAACACAGGCCATCAGAAGAAAGAGTCTTTCAATCAGGTTAAGCTGGCGATTGGCGAATCCGAGGAAAGCCATGGATAGACCACTGATGGCTACAAAGGCCGTCAGGATCCGAAAAGCGGTATAAATTATGGAGCCTTTCATCATCAATTCCGGGGAGTAGACCAACAGGAAAGGGACGATAAAAGTAGGTGCGGAAATCAGGAAGGCCAGGTTGGTCGTTTTCATCGGATCCGTTTTGGCGATACCCGCTGCAGCAAAGGAACACGGTGCCGAAGGCGGTGTAATATTACCCAAGACACCGAAATAAAAAATAAACAGATGGGCTCCCATGGGATCCACGCCGCTCTTGATCAGGGCCGGGGCAGCCAGAATAGCCAAAATCAGATAGGCGGTAACCGGAGGCAGGGGTAAACCGATAATCAAAGAGGCTATCATGGTCAGGATAAGGAGATAAATAATATTTCCGCCAGCCACATAGATCAGGATCTCTGAAAATCGGAGGCCCAATCCGGTCAGGTTGATAACCCCTTCGATTAATCCGGCGGAGGCGCAGGCCATGGCCACGACCAAACTCGTTTTGGCCCCGTTCTGCATGGCGGTCAGGATTTTCGAGAAGGTCATACGGGTGTTCTTTCGCACCATGCTGACTACTACCAAAGCAATAACCGCCCAGAAACCGGCCTTTTTCGGGGTGGCATCCTCCCAGATCAGAAGGTACAATATGACGAATATGGGGACGAAGAGGTGTCCGTTTTCTTTAATAATAGGCCATATCCGGGGAAGATCTTTTCTGGAGACCTTTTGGATGCCCAGTTTATTGGCCTGAACCTGAATAAAGGTGAACACCGTTGAATAAAATAGAAGCCCGGGGATGAGGGCTGCCTTCATCACGTCTATATAACTGACCCCCAATATTTCCGGAATAATAAAAGCGGCCGCTCCCATGACCGGGGGAACCAGCATGCCCCCGGTCGAAGCCAAGGCTTCTATAGCCGCAGCCATGATATTTTTATAACCGGCACGAATCATCAAAGGGATGGTCAGAGTGCCTACTGCGGCTACGTTGGCCGTCTGGCTGCCGGTAAACATACCGAAAAGACAGCTTCCCAAAACTGCGGCTTTGGCCGCACCGCCCTTGAACATGCCGAATAATCCATAACCGATGTTGGTGAAGGCCAGGCTTCCTCCCGATTGTTCCAGAAAAGCTCCGAAGATCAGAAAGACAATGATGACCGTGGCCGAGACGCTCAAGGCCACGCCTAATATGCCGTCGGTAGTCAAAAACATATGGTTGACAACCCGCTCAAAGGTGTAGCCGCTATGGGCGAATATGGGCGGCAGATAGGCACCGAAGGCCACATACCCCAGAGCCACCAGGACGATAATGCCCATGGTTAGTCCCATGATTCTCCTGGTGGCTTCGGTTACCAGGACGATAGCCACCAGACTGGAGGTGGTATCCCAAAAAGAGCGGGATATTTCCCGGCCCGAGATGCCCTCATAGTCGACAAAAACATAAAGGCCGAGCAACAGGCTGGCAACAACCAAAAGGATATCCACCCAGGAAAAAAACTTTGAAGCCGGTTTGTCTTCTTTTACCGATGGATATAACAAAAAGACCAGCATCATGGCAAAGGCCAGATGGGCCACCCGCTGCTGCATGGCCGGAAATTGACGAAAACCGGCGGTATAGAGGTGAAAAAGCGACATACAGATGGCAATGACCGCCACGGCCAGGCCCTTTATTCCACTTTTCATAACGGAGCCTCACTTTATAGACTGTCTTTATGCTCGATAGGGAAATTTTCCGGAGTTCACCTATTTCTTCGTCTCACGCTCCTTAAAATATTGTTCAACACCGGGATGGACCGGGAATGTAATGGTCAGCTTTCGATTTTCCACGGTCATCTCCTTGGCCACCGGATGGATTTCTATCAGTTCATTGATGTGGTCATAAATAGCCTTGGTAATTTTATACATCAGGTCGGAACTCACCTTGCTGTGGGTTAGAAAAACAGCGCCACTGACCAGGATCGGGGCCTCTTTATCCATGCCTCTATAGGCACCGGCCTTCAATTTGCCGGCATAGTAGTAAGGTTCATCATCCGTCAGTTTTTTCAAAACCTTTTCATCCACCGGGATGACCCGCACTTCTTTTCTGACGGCCAGTTCCTGTATGGCCGGTATGGGGTAGGACCCGGCGACGAAGCCCCCGTCAATGCTGCCGTCCTGTAACCCTTCAATCACTTCCCTGTAACCGAGATGCAAGGGCTTGTAGGCATCTTTGGATATTTTGAAAGCATTCATGAGTTCCAGGGAGACTTCATAGACACCGCTGCCGGCCGCACCCAAGGCAATTCTTTTTCCTTTGACATCATAATAGGTCTGGATAGGCGAGTTCTTGAGGACCAGCAAGGGCTGTTCTACGCCATACAAAAATGATATGGCCCTTAGATTGGTGTAGGCTTTGGTAAAGGGGGGTTTCCCGGCATAGGCGAACGCGAAGGATTTTGAAATGCCCAGCCCGAGGGCCGGTTGCCCTTTGGCATATTTTTCATCCAGAAGTTTGACCATGGCCGGCGCGCCGCCT from Deltaproteobacteria bacterium includes the following:
- a CDS encoding transposase, with translation MRQFTIVCDDVWLAKPSESNSGRYWYDLHLVLVVAGRFRITVPEQFGRIRDAALTAAGEGGHRIAALSVMPDHVHMALRGNIERSPEEIALAFQNGLARAAGCLVWQDRFYVGTFSEYDLDVIRRIARQS
- a CDS encoding NifU family protein, with amino-acid sequence MTKEQIQEALNKIRPQLQADGGDVELVDVTEGGLVKVRLTGACGGCPMSQMTLKMGIEKFLKQQIPEVTCVESC
- a CDS encoding 23S rRNA (pseudouridine(1915)-N(3))-methyltransferase RlmH — encoded protein: MKFVIVTIGNIKKNFILSGIKEFKERIDRYTDLNFYPVKEERLIKGMSEPLILQKEGERILTKVPRDGSWVALDRQGLEMDSKQHFQFLNNQGQTGIKKIYYLIGGPLGLSPEVLHQSDKILSLSRMTLTHEMSALFLVEQIYRYLNFMAGEKYHK
- a CDS encoding TRAP transporter permease, producing MKSGIKGLAVAVIAICMSLFHLYTAGFRQFPAMQQRVAHLAFAMMLVFLLYPSVKEDKPASKFFSWVDILLVVASLLLGLYVFVDYEGISGREISRSFWDTTSSLVAIVLVTEATRRIMGLTMGIIVLVALGYVAFGAYLPPIFAHSGYTFERVVNHMFLTTDGILGVALSVSATVIIVFLIFGAFLEQSGGSLAFTNIGYGLFGMFKGGAAKAAVLGSCLFGMFTGSQTANVAAVGTLTIPLMIRAGYKNIMAAAIEALASTGGMLVPPVMGAAAFIIPEILGVSYIDVMKAALIPGLLFYSTVFTFIQVQANKLGIQKVSRKDLPRIWPIIKENGHLFVPIFVILYLLIWEDATPKKAGFWAVIALVVVSMVRKNTRMTFSKILTAMQNGAKTSLVVAMACASAGLIEGVINLTGLGLRFSEILIYVAGGNIIYLLILTMIASLIIGLPLPPVTAYLILAILAAPALIKSGVDPMGAHLFIFYFGVLGNITPPSAPCSFAAAGIAKTDPMKTTNLAFLISAPTFIVPFLLVYSPELMMKGSIIYTAFRILTAFVAISGLSMAFLGFANRQLNLIERLFLLMACVCLISQIWWANVLGYAAISAIYLRQRYRAKQNKLREASQSLKNEKGIE
- a CDS encoding TAXI family TRAP transporter solute-binding subunit, whose product is MKTLRILLVAIALCLMVSSQVFSAPKEIVPLYTPGSGGTAYFLGGAISKVVNKYVPEVQIMVEATGGAPAMVKLLDEKYAKGQPALGLGISKSFAFAYAGKPPFTKAYTNLRAISFLYGVEQPLLVLKNSPIQTYYDVKGKRIALGAAGSGVYEVSLELMNAFKISKDAYKPLHLGYREVIEGLQDGSIDGGFVAGSYPIPAIQELAVRKEVRVIPVDEKVLKKLTDDEPYYYAGKLKAGAYRGMDKEAPILVSGAVFLTHSKVSSDLMYKITKAIYDHINELIEIHPVAKEMTVENRKLTITFPVHPGVEQYFKERETKK
- the thrC gene encoding threonine synthase, which codes for MELSEFPKNIRPHIIPPIGGALEYRCLGCHKAHSIDNLLYTCPDCGGVLLIHDLEEKKNYKRPGKFWRQLFDYRRMGTIPALKGIFLFHELIAPVIPLEHILYLGEGHTPLVAANQKLEEQIGLPFYYKNEGQNPSASFKDRGMACALSYLNYLISKNKLKNVLAVCASTGDTSASAALYASYLGETVRSAVLLPKGKVTPQQLSQPLGSGATVVEIPGVFDDCMKVVEYLSEHYPVALLNSKNAWRILGQESYSFEVAQALDYQLEDTVLMVPIGNAGNITAIISGFLKLYRYGMISHLPKIIGVQSHHANPVYRYYLEPRPEKRLYKPVPVRPSVAQAAMIGNPVSMPRVIEMVKQYNEIEGKQKVFVVEVKEQAIMDHMLLANRNGHIACTQGGESLAGLVKALAEKKIHSRERAVVNATAHSLKFAGFQEMYFNNSFSPDFEVRPKKKFKNKPISVNINKFNRSSNKYNVLVEKAGIKIAEILGM
- a CDS encoding HAD family phosphatase, with translation MNLKQIKKNNGLKAVLFDMDGVLVDSMNYHLKSWKQLLENFNITVTDEFIYDHEGAMAPEIIKDLFKEYGYLIEDNQIKEIYLEQNTLFQEQYLPRVGLYPHALPLLEQLKSRGLLLGLVTSSRRNLVQEIWDEKDLIFFDTIVTADETERFKPYPDPYLKAMNALGQETQSCLVIENAPAGIQSACSAGITCFAIASTLPEEKLSKAQKVFPDLNALTVFFRKSLV